The Rhodamnia argentea isolate NSW1041297 chromosome 10, ASM2092103v1, whole genome shotgun sequence sequence gaactacattcaTATTCCTTGATCTCATTTTCAGGCAATCCATTTAGCAGGCTTCAACAATGTACCATTCTTGCATTAACTTGACTTTAAGGAAATTGATTACTACAGCACATCTTACCAAGTAAGCTTTACAtacaacataaaattttttcTCCCTTGTGATGACAGATCTTGCACCACAAATGACCTAATTACTGTATGGCGACATTCAGAACAAGTAATCAAACTGACTATGGCTAAACAAGAGGAAAATCAGAACTGGGATCAGGAAATGCTCGACAGGAGAAAAATGTGATTGGCAATGtttaaatagaaaaagaattgTGATCCTGTTATTATTGAATCATGGTATAGCCTAGGCTCACCACTATTCTAGCATATAAATAGTTGAGGGTGGAGATAGACAATTGAGAAATGATATCCTAAAATGTTGCTACTAGTGCAATGAAGTTACctgcatcttctctctcttctcgtggGTTAAGAGCTATACCTTTGTTGAAGGCCATTCCCTTGACCTGATATTATCAGCAACAAAAGTAATCTTGAGACGAGGTCAAGTTTATTTAGACGAGCGTGTATCAATTTAACAGAAATGAGCAGAAACAAAATTGCAGCAGACCGAAAGAGAGGAATTTCAGAGGAAAGAGCACTTGAATGATATAGCAGCTATGGTCCATGGTAATCACAACTGCCACTCAGAATATATGGTTAAGGATGAGATTGACTAATCTTCTGGAATAGTAATGCGTTGTCTAGGTTTGAATGCCAATGGACTCGCATTGAAATTCTCTAACAAGAAAAATGCAGAAACTAACAGCTTTCACAAGCTAACTCAGAATCTTTTATGTGGGGCATTATAGGAAGAACCTCTGAGAATGCATGTCCATGATGCACTTTAAAATTCATTTACCAAGTCCCAAGTTCCCGAGTATTGGAGCAGACCCGCCAGTTTAATCGGTTGGACCATGACTTGGATGTGGGGTCTAAATTAGCTTAGAAGATTGAGCCTTTACTGTCAAAAGAACGGATTGAATGAACTGATCCAACTGAATTGAACCGGTCATATCAGAGAGTTCAACCAATTAAATTGCTTGCTTGTCCTAAAAGGAATTACAGTTTGGTGACCATGGTTTGAACTGCCAACCTTAAAACCCCTGGACATGCCAGGGAGACTTAAGTGCCACTAGGATGCAGTGGAATCAAGGTATTCACATAGAATAAGGGAAAACAGCAATCTCATTGAAGCTGGAAAACAGCAATCTCAGCTAATGAACACTTATCAGTAGTTGCTACCAGTTCTACAGCAACAATAGCAACATCATGTATTGCCCATACTGGCCActtggaagaagaaaggaaactTTGGCACTATAATGAGTGGGTGTTTCACCATTAACTACAGCCAAATTCTCAATGAAGCCGTCCAATCGGAACACAGCATGATTGATAGCCTGGAAACTATATGAGAAGTTGAATTTACCAGGGCACGGAACATACAGCGTCCATCTCCGGCAACTTTCTGCACCGAATAATGCTCCACTTTCTTCGCTGCCGGGGATGCTCTTCCTCTGGGAAAAAGCACAACAAGGGGGTGAATCACGAAACCACATGTGCAGACTCAATCCTAAACTAGACCGATTACGAATCGAACAAACGCAAGTCCAACAATATGGAATCACGCCGAAACATGCGCGAACGCGCAATCTCGACCTATCGAAAGCCACAGCGCTTACGAAACCATACACAGACGATGCGATTCTCGCGAAACACAGGTGGCCGCTCCGTCCCGCAAGCTCAAAGGGCGAAGCGGGAACGTGGGGAGCCGAAATCGAAGGACCCGGCGAGGAGAGGAGCTCGAACTTCGCAGTGCCGTCTCTAAGATGCTCGAGGATGCTCTCTGCAACCACATAAGAAACTCGATTCAGCCATAACGAGAAGGGGAAGAGTTGACTCTGGTCGCCGGGAGATTGACCGGAGGACGACGCTTTTGAAGTGAGCTTCTGGaaagggggggagagagagagagagagaggaggttgGATTCACCATTGAGAGGCTTTTTCGCCATGGAAGTCGAGCAACTGCCAAGTGAGGAAGTGGATAGTGCTGATGTCGGCGAAGGTGAAAAGCCGTTTCGTTCTCAAGTTTCTATCGTTTTTATGCCCTTTTAATAGGGCTTAAGTAtccgacctaaaaaaaaaagaacaaagatttAAGTGCACTATAAATGTGTATGACACTCACTTTACTTTCACGACGATCacttaaatattaatttttttaaaaaacgatcacttcagtatcaaaattttcaaaataatcacttaaatgtcaaattttttgaaaaacgattatttcagTACTAACTGAGCAATATGATTGATTTTATTCAAGAattattttctagatttttgaAATCGATTGGTAGAAGTCCAATTCTTGGTTCCAAGTGAATACCCACCTCGAACCACACCGATATAGAAACGGCTTCAAAACCGGTGGCATGACTTAAAAAGCCAAActttaatgtgtttttctcCCAAAATCCAACATGAGTAGTCGCAACTGAGCAAAGAGGGCAACGCTCCTTCACCTATTCTCTTAGGGATTGTTGCTTTTTTCGAATATTGATTTTCATTATTCATCTTGCACTTTGAaattttcctggaaaaaataaaaccataaaaaggaaccaaagaaaaaaggttCTTGGGAAATAGTGGAATCGAACGCGAAAAATATGATAGGTTCAAAATTTGGTTCTAGAGCAAATAAAATAGGTTCCattagacgtggccggttccgtggaaccagcggttccggttcctaaaaaaagTGGAATCGCCGATTTTtaggcccaacggctctttttccccgggcctcctcttttttttttttttgtaaaaaaaaaaatcaggtcggaaccgtgggcccggtcaacgggccggttccgggccctggttcattttggccttgtCTAGGttccatgtttcaaaagttaggATCCCGAtcgagaaaatattagataatcTTGACTTGTTAAGTCATCTCtaagatatttcattcatttggtAACATATATTTACACGAATCTCACTATTAACCTTTCTTCTCTTCCCTTTCGTTATTATCTCTTTCCCGTTAATTTCTATCTTCTGTCACTCTCTCACCCAAACTTTTCTCCCCCGCATTATCACTTTCTCTCTCATCCAGCTTTTACCATCTCCTTCTTTGATACACATCCATTCCCAGTCACATCCACAATCAATGCCCAATGCATTAGTGAaactttatttttctccttttctttggcCATAACCTCTGCAATGTGCTTGATCTCCAAGCATTTGCGATTGGACTTTTGCGCACAGGAAGAATAAATGTTGCTAAATCCGAAAAAACCCCAGCGACAACCGTTCTTGATACTGCAATACTAAGAATCTAGCTTTGATTGTTATAGctctttctcattttctctctAATTGCAGGTTcacaaggaaattaaaaggaaaaaaaaaaagagcaatctTTTTCATCAACATCACCACCATTAAACAATCTCTGTAATAGCAAGAAAAAGGAACCCAGACCATTGGGGTCTACATCTTAGGATCTTTTATTTCATCGATTCTGGatctctccttctcctctttCTCATTCTCGTTTTTCTTCGATTGCCCTTACTAGCTCTCTCACTATAGTAttacatcaatcaatcaataagCTTCGGTGACTGAATTTGTGTACCACACTCACTTTACCTTCAAAACGATCACAAaagtatcaaattttttgaaaaacgattacttcggtttcaaaactttcaaaataatcacttaagtgttaaattGTTTGAAGAACGCTTATTTCAGTGCCGACTGAACAATAAGATCGATTCTATTCAAGAACTATTTTCTAGACTTTTTTAATCGATTGGAACAAGTCTAGTTCCTGGCTCCAAGCGAATACCCACATGGAACCACACCAATATAGAAACGGTTTTGGAACCGATTTCATGACTTAAAAAACCAAACCTTAATATGTTTTTCTCCTTATTcttacttttaccaaaaaaaaaaaaacaaacaaaccttAATATGTTTTTCTCCTAAAATCAAACCTGAGCAGTCGCAACTGAGCAACGCAGAAACATTCTTTCCCCTATCCTCTTAGGGAGTGttgctttttttcaaatattgattttcattattcatcttgcactttgaaattttgctggaaaaaataaaaccataaaaaggaaccaaagaaaaaaatttctcgagaCACACTGGAATCGAATCGGAAAAATATGATAGGTTCCATATCGGGTTTTAGAGCAAGCAAAATAggtttatgttccaaaaattgaaaacttgcGAAACTTACCCACCATAAAACTAATCCCCCAT is a genomic window containing:
- the LOC115745780 gene encoding OVARIAN TUMOR DOMAIN-containing deubiquitinating enzyme 3 isoform X3; protein product: MAKKPLNESILEHLRDGTAKFELLSSPGPSISAPHVPASPFELAGRSGHLCFARIASSVYGFVSAVAFDRGRASPAAKKVEHYSVQKVAGDGRCMFRALVKGMAFNKGIALNPREEREDADELRMAVKEIICDSSEERHQYEEALVAITVDESLKRYCQRIGRRDFWGGESELLVISKLCKQPIIVYIPEHEQHTRGGWGSRFIPIAEYGSEFRKGSRKGKQREVVKLLYSGRNHYDLLV
- the LOC115745780 gene encoding OVARIAN TUMOR DOMAIN-containing deubiquitinating enzyme 3 isoform X1 codes for the protein MAKKPLNVAESILEHLRDGTAKFELLSSPGPSISAPHVPASPFELAGRSGHLCFARIASSVYGFVSAVAFDRGRASPAAKKVEHYSVQKVAGDGRCMFRALVKGMAFNKGIALNPREEREDADELRMAVKEIICDSSEERHQYEEALVAITVDESLKRYCQRIGRRDFWGGESELLVISKLCKQPIIVYIPEHEQHTRGGWGSRFIPIAEYGSEFRKGSRKGKQREVVKLLYSGRNHYDLLV
- the LOC115745780 gene encoding OVARIAN TUMOR DOMAIN-containing deubiquitinating enzyme 3 isoform X2, encoding MAKKPLNVAESILEHLRDGTAKFELLSSPGPSISAPHVPASPFELAGRSGHLCFARIASSVYGFVSAVAFDRGRASPAAKKVEHYSVQKVAGDGRCMFRALVKGMAFNKGIALNPREEREDADELRMAVKEIICDSSEERHQYEEALVAITVDESLKRYCQRIGRRDFWGGESELLVISKLCKQPIIVYIPEHEHTRGGWGSRFIPIAEYGSEFRKGSRKGKQREVVKLLYSGRNHYDLLV